One genomic window of Punica granatum isolate Tunisia-2019 chromosome 1, ASM765513v2, whole genome shotgun sequence includes the following:
- the LOC116202269 gene encoding uncharacterized protein LOC116202269 produces MVQTLEAIKGGGGSIKVGTTGTISALMTRELESLKSAPKMPISPRNKHRTVAVSIPCKATATKRPQPRKSQDGASSSNSSITGHRCSEDYRKTKDYKNNYRVPILGAHNVTLDGTPVREKPERRGTNIVEVVDIRCGSADRAWASPITKLKKLGFSKLSESII; encoded by the coding sequence ATGGTTCAGACGCTTGAAGCTATCAAAGGTGGTGGAGGCTCCATCAAGGTTGGCACAACAGGGACGATAAGTGCCCTCATGACAAGGGAGCTCGAGTCCCTTAAATCCGCACCAAAAATGCCTATATCTCCGAGAAATAAGCATCGGACAGTTGCTGTTTCCATTCCCTGTAAAGCAACTGCTACTAAAAGACCACAACCGAGAAAATCTCAAGACGGGGCaagcagcagcaacagcagtATTACCGGTCACCGGTGCTCTGAGGACTACCGAAAGACCAAAGACTATAAGAACAACTACCGGGTCCCGATACTCGGGGCACACAATGTGACACTAGATGGGACCCCTGTGAGGGAAAAGCCCGAGAGACGGGGGACCAACATTGTGGAGGTTGTCGATATCAGGTGTGGGAGTGCAGACAGAGCCTGGGCTAGCCCCATAACCAAGCTCAAAAAGCTCGGCTTTTCCAAGCTCTCCGAAAGCATCATCTAG
- the LOC116202262 gene encoding protein LHCP TRANSLOCATION DEFECT: MAASIPCALRLPFTSKPSTSSPSSSTNLGSRFLHIRSSKLGWVGPAGIGPSNDGSRAKCWFKFGKSGVDAEGAGIYGSQSRDDFDRDDVEQYFNYMGMLAVEGSYDKMEALLSQNIHPVDILLLMAASEGDKPKIEELLRAGAKYDVKDADGRTAIDRAADDEVRDLILGFSAQRS; the protein is encoded by the exons ATGGCGGCTTCGATACCATGCGCATTGCGGCTGCCTTTCACCTCAAAACCCTCCACTTCGtctccttcttcttcgacCAATCTCGGCTCCCGGTTTCTGCACATCAGAAGTAGTAAGCTCGGGTGGGTCGGACCCGCCGGAATCGGACCCTCCAACGACGGGTCGAGGGCCAAGTGCTGGTTCAAGTTTGGCAAGAGTGGCGTCGATGCGGAGGGAGCGGGCATCTATGGAAGCCAGTCGAGGGACGATTTTGACAGAGACGACGTGGAACAG tACTTTAACTACATGGGGATGCTTGCTGTGGAAGGGTCGTACGACAAGATGGAGGCTCTGCTGAGCCAAAACATCCATCCGGTGGACATCTTACTCCTGATGGCAGCCTCGGAGGGGGATAAGCCGAAGATCGAGGAGCTGTTGAGGGCTGGAGCCAAGTACGATGTCAAGGACGCGGACGGCCGGACTGCCATCGATCGGGCAGCCGATGATGAGGTCCGGGATCTGATACTCGGGTTCTCGGCTCAGAGGTCTTGA
- the LOC116202256 gene encoding chloroplastic lipocalin: protein MVVHHHLQTSQFLFQLCPPPPPAITRMMLAKENVECSVETCQPGKSLARNVVAGLAAASLILFSPTNQVFAGEVSHSHDLCQLARVADSAMTLPFDKGSGERSQKLLMMRGMTAENFDPIRYSGRWFEVASLKRGFAGQGQEDCHCTQGIYTFNMETPSIQVDTFCVHGGPDGYITGIRGNVQCLPGEELEEKETDLERQEMIKEKCYLRFPTLPFIPKEPYDVIATDYDNFALVSGAKDQSFVQIYSRTPNPGPEFIEKYKAYLAKFGYDPNKIKETPQDCEVMSDDRLAAMMSMSGMQQALTNQFPELELKASIALDPFTSVFDTLKKLIELYFK from the exons ATGGTGGTGCATCATCATCTTCAGACATCTCAGTTCCTATTTCAATTATGTCCTCCGCCACCTCCAGCCATAACCAG GATGATGCTTGCGAAGGAAAATGTGGAATGCTCTGTGGAGACCTGCCAACCGGGTAAATCACTGGCCAGAAACGTAGTTGCTGGTCTTGCAGCTGCTTCACTGATTCTTTTCTCGCCGACAAACCAG GTCTTTGCCGGTGAAGTGTCACATTCCCATGATCTGTGCCAGCTTGCAAGGGTCGCTGATAGTGCCATGACTTTGCCATTTGACAAGGGCTCTGGAGAGAGAAGTCAGAAGCTGTTGATGATGAGAGGGATGACAGCTGAGAACTTTGACCCGATCAGATATTCTGGTAGATGGTTCGAGGTAGCTTCTCTTAAGCGGGGTTTTGCAGGGCAAGGTCAAGAGGACTGCCACTGCACTCAG GGTATTTATACATTTAATATGGAGACACCATCGATCCAAGTCGACACCTTTTGCGTACATGGAGGGCCTGATGGATACATTACCGGGATAAGGGGAAACGTCCAGTGCCTCCCCGGGGAAGAATTGGAAGAGAAAGAGACCGATCTCGAAAGACAAGAAATGATCAAAGAGAAGTGTTATCTTCGTTTTCCGACTTTGCCATTCATTCCCAAGGAGCCATATGATGTCATAGCCACCGATTATGACAACTTTGCTCTCGTTTCGGGAGCAAAAGACCAAAGTTTCGTCCAG ATATACTCGAGGACGCCGAACCCAGGTCCTGAGTTTATAGAGAAGTACAAGGCTTACTTGGCAAAATTCGGGTACGATCCAAATAAAATCAAGGAGACACCTCAAGACTGCGAGGTCATGTCCGACGATCGGCTTGCTGCTATGATGTCAATGTCTGGTATGCAACAGGCTCTGACTAATCAGTTCCCGGAACTAGAACTGAAGGCATCCATCGCCCTCGATCCCTTCACTAGTGTGTTCGATACTCTGAAGAAGCTTATTGAACTCTACTTCAAGTAG